The following proteins are co-located in the Urocitellus parryii isolate mUroPar1 chromosome 15, mUroPar1.hap1, whole genome shotgun sequence genome:
- the Ctu1 gene encoding cytoplasmic tRNA 2-thiolation protein 1, which translates to MPAPTCASCHTARANLRRPRSGQALCGACFCNAFEAEVLHTVLAGRLLPRGAVVAVGASGGKDSTVLAHVLRALAPQLDISLHLVAVDEGIGGYRDAALAAVRHQAALWELPLTVVAYEDLFGGWTMDAVARSTAGSGRSRSCCTFCGVLRRRALEEGARLVGATHIVTGHNADDMAETVLMNFLRGDAGRLARGGGLGSPGEGGALPRCRPLQLASQKEVVLYAHFRRLHYFSEECVYAPEAFRGHARDLLKRLEAARPSAVLDLVHSAERLALAPTARPPRPGACSRCGALASRALCQACALLDGLNRGLPRLAIGKGRRELEEEAPRGRRSVPAANALTAF; encoded by the exons ATGCCCGCCCCAACGTGCGCCTCCTGCCACACGGCTCGGGCAAACCTCCGGCGCCCGCGCTCGGGGCAGGCGCTGTGTGGTGCCTGCTTCTGCAATGCCTTCGAGGCCGAGGTGCTGCACACGGTGCTCGCTGGCCGCCTTCTACCACGCGGCGCTGTGGTGGCCGTGGGTGCCTCGGGTGGCAAGGACTCCACCGTGCTCGCGCATGTCCTGCGCGCACTGGCACCCCAGCTGGACATCTCACTGCACCTTGTGGCCGTGGATGAGGGCATCGGCGGCTACCGGGATGCGGCGCTGGCAGCTGTTAGGCACCAGGCAGCACTCTGGGAGCTGCCACTCACTGTCGTGGCCTACGAAGACCTCTTTGGGGGCTGGACAATGGATGCGGTGGCCCGCAGTACAGCTGGCTCTGGCCGCAGCCGCTCCTGCTGCACCTTCTGCGGGGTCCTGCGTCGCCGAGCACTGGAGGAAGGGGCACGCCTTGTGGGAGCCACGCACATCGTGACAG GTCACAACGCGGACGACATGGCAGAGACGGTGCTCATGAACTTCCTGCGGGGCGACGCGGGGCGGCTGGCCCGGGGCGGCGGGCTGGGCTCCCCGGGCGAGGGGGGCGCGTTGCCGCGCTGCCGGCCACTGCAGCTGGCGTCGCAGAAGGAGGTGGTGCTGTACGCGCACTTCCGCCGCCTGCACTACTTCTCCGAGGAGTGCGTCTACGCGCCCGAGGCCTTCCGCGGCCACGCTCGCGACCTGCTCAAGCGCCTGGAGGCGGCGCGGCCGTCGGCTGTGCTGGACCTGGTGCACTCTGCCGAGCGCCTGGCGCTGGCCCCGACCGCGAGGCCCCCGCGCCCCGGCGCCTGCTCCCGCTGCGGGGCGCTGGCCAGCCGCGCGCTCTGCCAGGCCTGCGCGCTCCTGGACGGCCTGAACCGCGGCCTGCCCCGCCTGGCCATCGGCAAAGGTCGCCGCGAGCTGGAAGAGGAGGCACCACGGGGTCGGCGGAGCGTCCCCGCCGCCAATGCCCTCACGGCCTTCTAG